In Festucalex cinctus isolate MCC-2025b chromosome 5, RoL_Fcin_1.0, whole genome shotgun sequence, a single genomic region encodes these proteins:
- the ddr2l gene encoding discoidin domain-containing receptor 2 isoform X2 encodes MHLFLLLLLHAAAVVAQVDPAHCRYALGMEDGRIKDDDITASSQWHETTGPQYARLNRNDGDGAWCPEGQLEASDSQFIQVDLRRLTFLTVVATQGRYARNGIEFARAYSLNYSRDGVAWKSWKNRQGSTVMQGNKNAYEPVINDLHPPAVTRWVRLIPLTELSTVCMRVELYGCPWEDGLISYTAPEGQLMTQAGLPTAVLNDSTYDGGHQKRRLSGGLGQLTDGVVGLDDFLLTRQYHMWPGYDYLGWRNVSMGADQSVEMDFVFDRQRNFTSMKVHSNNMFTRGVKIFSSVSCWFKPRPLSMWEAEPVVFHTVLDDRNPSARYVTVPLERRAATALRCRFAFADTWMMFSEVSFQSEDASTSVTPPSVSDSTTAPSMSASDPSASTAPDDSNAPVLIGCLVTIILLLVIIIFLILWCQYVCKVLEKGPRRILGEEMTVRLSSCSDTIILQTPPVPPRAGLAQSDPHYERVFLLDPQYQNPETLRNKLPELSQSAEASACGGGYAEPDVTQCTPHQCFHSNAPHYAETDIVRLQGVTGSNMYAVPALTVDSLTRKDISASEFPRQRLRFREKLGEGQFGEVHLCEAQGLAAFLGEEEEEEEDEEGGAAGRDRNATLVAVKQLRADATSQARNDFLKEIKIMSRLNDANIIRLLCVCVTSDPLCMVTEYMENGDLNMFLSQREMESTLTHANNIPSVSMADLLHMSVQISSGMRYLASLNFVHRDLATRNCLLDRRLTIKIADFGMSRNLYSSDYYRIQGRAVLPIRWMAWESILLGKFTTSSDVWAFGVTLWEIFTLCKEQPYSLLTDQQVIANTGEFFRNQGRQVFLYAPPLCPPSLFELMMCCWRRDIPDRPSFEGLYQALRPHVNQ; translated from the exons GTGGACTTGCGTCGTCTGACCTTCCTGACGGTGGTGGCCACTCAGGGACGCTACGCGCGCAACGGCATCGAGTTTGCGCGGGCGTACAGCCTAAACTACAGCAGGGACGGAGTCGCATGGAAGTCATGGAAGAACCGCCAGGGAAGCACG GTAATGCAAGGCAACAAGAACGCGTACGAGCCCGTCATTAATGACCTTCACCCGCCGGCGGTGACGCGCTGGGTGCGCTTGATTCCGCTCACCGAGCTGTCCACTGTCTGCATGCGGGTGGAGCTGTACGGCTGCCCCTGGGAAG ATGGTCTGATTTCATACACTGCTCCCGAGGGGCAGCTGATGACACAAGCTGGCCTTCCCACCGCCGTCCTCAATGACTCCACCTACGACGGCGGCCACCAGAAGAGGCGG TTGTCCGGCGGCCTGGGCCAATTGACGGACGGCGTGGTCGGGCTGGACGACTTCCTGTTGACGCGTCAGTACCATATGTGGCCAGGGTACGACTACCTGGGCTGGCGGAACGTCTCCATGGGAGCAGACCAGAGCGTGGAGATGGATTTCGTCTTTGACCGGCAGAGGAACTTCACCTCAATGAAG GTCCACAGCAACAACATGTTCACACGCGGCGTGAAGATCTTCTCATCTGTGTCGTGCTGGTTCAAGCCCCGGCCCTTGTCCATGTGGGAGGCGGAGCCCGTGGTGTTCCACACAGTACTGGACGACCGGAACCCGAGCGCTCGCTACGTGACGGTGCCGCTGGAGCGCCGCGCCGCCACCGCGCTGCGTTGCCGCTTCGCCTTCGCCGACACCTGGATGATGTTCAGCGAGGTTTCTTTCCAGTCAG AAGACGCATCGACATCGGTGACTCCGCCATCCGTCAGCGATTCCACCACGGCCCCGTCCATGTCAG CCTCCGACCCGTCTGCCAGCACGGCCCCCGACGACAGCAATGCGCCTGTCCTGATTGGCTGCCTGGTGACCATCATTCTGCTGCTGgtcatcatcatcttcctcaTCCTGTGGTGTCAATACGTGTGTAAAGTTTTGGAAAAG GGTCCCCGCCGGATCTTGGGCGAGGAGATGACGGTGCGACTGTCATCCTGCAGCGATACCATCATCCTGCAGACGCCCCCTGTGCCGCCCCGCGCTG GCCTGGCCCAGTCGGATCCGCACTACGAGCGAGTCTTCCTGTTGGATCCTCAGTACCAGAACCCCGAGACGCTCCGGAACAAATTGCCCGAACTCTCGCAGAGCGCTGAAGCTTCAG CGTGCGGTGGCGGCTACGCCGAGCCCGACGTGACTCAGTGCACGCCGCACCAGTGTTTCCATAGCAACGCGCCGCACTACGCCGAGACGGACATCGTGCGCCTGCAGGGCGTGACGGGCAGCAACATGTACGCCGTCCCCGCCCTCACCGTCGACTCGCTGACGCGCAAGGACATCTCCGCCTCGGAGTTCCCACGCCAGCGGCTGCGCTTCCGCGAGAAGCTCGGCGAGGGCCAGTTTGGCGAGGTGCACCTGTGCGAGGCCCAGGGACTGGCCGCCTTCCtcggcgaggaggaggaggaggaggaggatgaggaaggaGGCGCGGCCGGGCGGGACAGAAACGCCACTTTGGTGGCAGTCAAGCAGCTGCGGGCAGACGCCACCAGCCAGGCCAG gaacgaCTTCCTGAAGGAGATCAAGATCATGTCGCGGCTGAACGACGCCAACATCATCCGACtgctgtgcgtgtgcgtgacgTCGGACCCGCTGTGCATGGTGACAGAGTACATGGAGAATGGAGACCTCAACATGTTCCTGTCGCAGCGCGAGATGGAGAGCACGCTCACGCACGCCAACAACATCCCCTCCGTCAG CATGGCAGACCTGCTGCACATGTCGGTGCAGATCTCGTCGGGCATGCGGTACTTGGCCTCGCTGAACTTCGTGCACCGCGACCTGGCCACCAGGAACTGCCTGCTGGACCGCCGCCTCACCATCAAGATCGCCGACTTCGGGATGAGTCGGAACCTCTACAGCAGTGACTACTACCGCATCCAAGGCCGCGCCGTGCTGCCCATACGCTGGATGGCCTGGGAGAGCATCCTGCTG GGCAAGTTCACGACCTCCAGCGACGTGTGGGCGTTCGGGGTGACCTTGTGGGAGATCTTCACGTTGTGCAAAGAGCAACCTTACAGCCTGCTGACGGACCAACAGGTCATAGCCAACACTGGAGAGTTCTTCAGGAACCAGGGCAGACAG GTGTTCCTGTACGCTCCTCCGCTCTGCCCCCCCTCCCTCTTTGAGCTTATGATGTGTTGCTGGAGGCGGGACATCCCAGACAGACCCTCCTTTGAGGGACTCTACCAGGCCCTCAGGCCCCATGTCAACCAGTGA
- the ddr2l gene encoding discoidin domain-containing receptor 2 isoform X1: MHLFLLLLLHAAAVVAQVDPAHCRYALGMEDGRIKDDDITASSQWHETTGPQYARLNRNDGDGAWCPEGQLEASDSQFIQVDLRRLTFLTVVATQGRYARNGIEFARAYSLNYSRDGVAWKSWKNRQGSTVMQGNKNAYEPVINDLHPPAVTRWVRLIPLTELSTVCMRVELYGCPWEDGLISYTAPEGQLMTQAGLPTAVLNDSTYDGGHQKRKLSGGLGQLTDGVVGLDDFLLTRQYHMWPGYDYLGWRNVSMGADQSVEMDFVFDRQRNFTSMKVHSNNMFTRGVKIFSSVSCWFKPRPLSMWEAEPVVFHTVLDDRNPSARYVTVPLERRAATALRCRFAFADTWMMFSEVSFQSEDASTSVTPPSVSDSTTAPSMSASDPSASTAPDDSNAPVLIGCLVTIILLLVIIIFLILWCQYVCKVLEKGPRRILGEEMTVRLSSCSDTIILQTPPVPPRAGLAQSDPHYERVFLLDPQYQNPETLRNKLPELSQSAEASACGGGYAEPDVTQCTPHQCFHSNAPHYAETDIVRLQGVTGSNMYAVPALTVDSLTRKDISASEFPRQRLRFREKLGEGQFGEVHLCEAQGLAAFLGEEEEEEEDEEGGAAGRDRNATLVAVKQLRADATSQARNDFLKEIKIMSRLNDANIIRLLCVCVTSDPLCMVTEYMENGDLNMFLSQREMESTLTHANNIPSVSMADLLHMSVQISSGMRYLASLNFVHRDLATRNCLLDRRLTIKIADFGMSRNLYSSDYYRIQGRAVLPIRWMAWESILLGKFTTSSDVWAFGVTLWEIFTLCKEQPYSLLTDQQVIANTGEFFRNQGRQVFLYAPPLCPPSLFELMMCCWRRDIPDRPSFEGLYQALRPHVNQ, encoded by the exons GTGGACTTGCGTCGTCTGACCTTCCTGACGGTGGTGGCCACTCAGGGACGCTACGCGCGCAACGGCATCGAGTTTGCGCGGGCGTACAGCCTAAACTACAGCAGGGACGGAGTCGCATGGAAGTCATGGAAGAACCGCCAGGGAAGCACG GTAATGCAAGGCAACAAGAACGCGTACGAGCCCGTCATTAATGACCTTCACCCGCCGGCGGTGACGCGCTGGGTGCGCTTGATTCCGCTCACCGAGCTGTCCACTGTCTGCATGCGGGTGGAGCTGTACGGCTGCCCCTGGGAAG ATGGTCTGATTTCATACACTGCTCCCGAGGGGCAGCTGATGACACAAGCTGGCCTTCCCACCGCCGTCCTCAATGACTCCACCTACGACGGCGGCCACCAGAAGAG GAAGTTGTCCGGCGGCCTGGGCCAATTGACGGACGGCGTGGTCGGGCTGGACGACTTCCTGTTGACGCGTCAGTACCATATGTGGCCAGGGTACGACTACCTGGGCTGGCGGAACGTCTCCATGGGAGCAGACCAGAGCGTGGAGATGGATTTCGTCTTTGACCGGCAGAGGAACTTCACCTCAATGAAG GTCCACAGCAACAACATGTTCACACGCGGCGTGAAGATCTTCTCATCTGTGTCGTGCTGGTTCAAGCCCCGGCCCTTGTCCATGTGGGAGGCGGAGCCCGTGGTGTTCCACACAGTACTGGACGACCGGAACCCGAGCGCTCGCTACGTGACGGTGCCGCTGGAGCGCCGCGCCGCCACCGCGCTGCGTTGCCGCTTCGCCTTCGCCGACACCTGGATGATGTTCAGCGAGGTTTCTTTCCAGTCAG AAGACGCATCGACATCGGTGACTCCGCCATCCGTCAGCGATTCCACCACGGCCCCGTCCATGTCAG CCTCCGACCCGTCTGCCAGCACGGCCCCCGACGACAGCAATGCGCCTGTCCTGATTGGCTGCCTGGTGACCATCATTCTGCTGCTGgtcatcatcatcttcctcaTCCTGTGGTGTCAATACGTGTGTAAAGTTTTGGAAAAG GGTCCCCGCCGGATCTTGGGCGAGGAGATGACGGTGCGACTGTCATCCTGCAGCGATACCATCATCCTGCAGACGCCCCCTGTGCCGCCCCGCGCTG GCCTGGCCCAGTCGGATCCGCACTACGAGCGAGTCTTCCTGTTGGATCCTCAGTACCAGAACCCCGAGACGCTCCGGAACAAATTGCCCGAACTCTCGCAGAGCGCTGAAGCTTCAG CGTGCGGTGGCGGCTACGCCGAGCCCGACGTGACTCAGTGCACGCCGCACCAGTGTTTCCATAGCAACGCGCCGCACTACGCCGAGACGGACATCGTGCGCCTGCAGGGCGTGACGGGCAGCAACATGTACGCCGTCCCCGCCCTCACCGTCGACTCGCTGACGCGCAAGGACATCTCCGCCTCGGAGTTCCCACGCCAGCGGCTGCGCTTCCGCGAGAAGCTCGGCGAGGGCCAGTTTGGCGAGGTGCACCTGTGCGAGGCCCAGGGACTGGCCGCCTTCCtcggcgaggaggaggaggaggaggaggatgaggaaggaGGCGCGGCCGGGCGGGACAGAAACGCCACTTTGGTGGCAGTCAAGCAGCTGCGGGCAGACGCCACCAGCCAGGCCAG gaacgaCTTCCTGAAGGAGATCAAGATCATGTCGCGGCTGAACGACGCCAACATCATCCGACtgctgtgcgtgtgcgtgacgTCGGACCCGCTGTGCATGGTGACAGAGTACATGGAGAATGGAGACCTCAACATGTTCCTGTCGCAGCGCGAGATGGAGAGCACGCTCACGCACGCCAACAACATCCCCTCCGTCAG CATGGCAGACCTGCTGCACATGTCGGTGCAGATCTCGTCGGGCATGCGGTACTTGGCCTCGCTGAACTTCGTGCACCGCGACCTGGCCACCAGGAACTGCCTGCTGGACCGCCGCCTCACCATCAAGATCGCCGACTTCGGGATGAGTCGGAACCTCTACAGCAGTGACTACTACCGCATCCAAGGCCGCGCCGTGCTGCCCATACGCTGGATGGCCTGGGAGAGCATCCTGCTG GGCAAGTTCACGACCTCCAGCGACGTGTGGGCGTTCGGGGTGACCTTGTGGGAGATCTTCACGTTGTGCAAAGAGCAACCTTACAGCCTGCTGACGGACCAACAGGTCATAGCCAACACTGGAGAGTTCTTCAGGAACCAGGGCAGACAG GTGTTCCTGTACGCTCCTCCGCTCTGCCCCCCCTCCCTCTTTGAGCTTATGATGTGTTGCTGGAGGCGGGACATCCCAGACAGACCCTCCTTTGAGGGACTCTACCAGGCCCTCAGGCCCCATGTCAACCAGTGA